A section of the Echeneis naucrates chromosome 12, fEcheNa1.1, whole genome shotgun sequence genome encodes:
- the ch25hl2 gene encoding cholesterol 25-hydroxylase-like protein 2 translates to MSTGRLLRTEALSWMSDVDNVTGAQSRDLVLQPVWDYLHQNHHDLLRSPLFPVVLSVSTYFFLVGLYTVLDLLAPTWPCINRYRLHPDRPVTWPNIWTTLGVTVYNHLLYIFPAAVAQWLWRPPTPLPPEAPTLWSFFLGILGCMMVFDFQYYLWHLLHHRVPWLYRTFHAVHHQYNQPFSLVTQYLSGWELFSVGFWATVDPILLQCHCLTTWGFMVFNVYVSTEDHCGYDFPWAMHNLVPFGLWGGTPKHDAHHQRPGTNFAPFFSHWDWLGGTHTVPAPTSQTATGEPDEMKGRKD, encoded by the coding sequence ATGAGCACAGGCAGGTTACTCAGAACTGAGGCTTTATCTTGGATGTCGGATGTGGACAACGTGACTGGGGCCCAGTCCCGGGACTTGGTCCTGCAGCCTGTGTGGGACTATCTGCACCAGAACCACCACGACCTCCTGAGGAGCCCTCTCTTCCCCGTGGTCCTCTCCGTCTCCACCTACTTCTTCCTGGTTGGTCTTTACACCGTGCTGGATCTGCTGGCCCCCACCTGGCCCTGCATCAACCGCTACAGGCTCCATCCTGACAGACCGGTCACCTGGCCCAACATCTGGACCACGCTGGGCGTCACCGTCTACAACCACCTGCTGTACATCTTCCCCGCCGCGGTCGCCCAGTGGCTGTGGAGGCCGCCCACCCCGCTGCCCCCCGAGGCGCCCACTCTCTGGAGCTTCTTCTTGGGCATCCTGGGCTGCATGATGGTGTTCGACTTCCAGTACTACCTGTGGCACCTGCTGCACCACCGGGTTCCCTGGTTGTACCGCACCTTCCACGCCGTGCACCACCAGTACAACCAGCCTTTCAGCCTGGTCACACAGTACCTGTCCGGCTGGGAGCTGTTCAGTGTGGGATTCTGGGCCACGGTGGACCCCATCCTGCTCCAGTGCCACTGCCTGACAACGTGGGGCTTCATGGTCTTCAACGTCTACGTCTCCACCGAGGACCACTGCGGCTACGACTTCCCGTGGGCCATGCATAACCTGGTGCCCTTTGGCCTCTGGGGCGGTACGCCCAAGCACGACGCCCACCATCAGCGGCCCGGCACCAACTTCGCCCCATTCTTCTCCCACTGGGACTGGCTCGGGGGCACCCACACCGTGCCAGCTCCCACCAGCCAGACCGCCACGGGGGAGCCAGACGAGATGAAAGGCAGAAAAGACTAA